AACACCGGGCACGAACAAGACAAAGCCGTTCTTCTTGGCTATGCCGTCGCCTTTCTCGCCGACAGCTTCTATCTTTACATCCAACTCGTCGCCAACCTTAACTGGCGCAAAACTTCTTTGTGG
The sequence above is drawn from the Candidatus Woesearchaeota archaeon genome and encodes:
- a CDS encoding TRAM domain-containing protein, with translation MYGNDSGGYRPQRSFAPVKVGDELDVKIEAVGEKGDGIAKKNGFVLFVPGV